One Miscanthus floridulus cultivar M001 chromosome 11, ASM1932011v1, whole genome shotgun sequence DNA window includes the following coding sequences:
- the LOC136490665 gene encoding zeaxanthin epoxidase, chloroplastic-like isoform X3, which produces MALLSATSPAKAHFSALLFCHDEPQQHQHQHALPAPHPQCFGGGKAQRKKPRVLVAGGGIGGLVFALAARRKGYDVTVFERDMSAVRGEGQYRGPIQVQSNALAALEAIDMSVAEEVMRVGCVTGDRINGLVDGMSGSWYIKFDTFTPAAERGLPVTRVISRMTLQQILARAVGDDAILNGSHVVDFIDDGSKVTAILEDGRKFEGDLLVGADGIWSKVRKTLFGHSDATYSGYTCYTGIADFVPPDIDTVGYRVFLGHKQYFVSSDVGAGKMQWYAFHNEEAGGTDPENGKKKRLLEIFDGWCDNVVDLINATDEDAVLRRDIYDRPPTINWGKGRVTLLGDSVHAMQPNLGQGGCMAIEDGYQLAVELENAWQESVKTETPMDIVSSLRCYEKERRLRVAIIHGLARMAAIMATTYRPYLGVGLGPLSFLTKLRIPHPGRVGGRFFIKYGMPAMLSWVLGGNSSKLEGRPLSCRLSDKANDQLYRWFEDDDALEQAMGGEWYLFPTSEGNSNSLQPIRLIRDEQRSLSVGSRSDPNDSDSSLSLSFPQISERHATITCKNKAFYLTDLGSEHGTWITDNEGRRYRVPPNFPVRFRPSDVIEFGSDKRAMFRVKVLNTLPYESARSGKQQGQQQQQQVLQAA; this is translated from the exons ATGGCGCTGCTATCCGCCACTTCACCCGCAAAGGCGCACTTCTCGGCGCTCCTCTTCTGCCACGACGAGCcgcagcagcaccagcaccagcacgcgCTCCCGGCGCCGCACCCGCAGTGCTTCGGCGGCGGCAAGGCGCAGCGGAAGAAGCCCCGGGTGCTGGTGGCTGGCGGCGGCATCGGCGGGCTGGTGTTCGCGCTggcggcgcggcgcaaggggTACGACGTGACGGTGTTCGAGCGCGACATGAGCGCGGTGCGCGGGGAAGGGCAGTACCGCGGGCCCATCCAGGTCCAGAGCAACGCGCTGGCCGCGCTGGAGGCCATCGACATGTCCGTCGCCGAGGAGGTCATGCGCGTCGGCTGCGTCACCGGCGACCGCATCAACGGCCTCGTCGACGGCATGTCCGGCTCCTG GTACATCAAGTTTGATACGTTTACTCCTGCAGCTGAGCGGGGCCTCCCAGTCACAAGGGTCATTAGCCGCATGACTCTGCAACAAATCCTTGCTCGAGCAGTCGGCGATGATGCTATATTGAATGGAAGCCATGTAGTCGATTTTATAGATGATGGCAGTAAG GTTACTGCCATATTGGAGGACGGTAGAAAATTTGAAGGTGACCTTTTGGTTGGTGCCGATGGAATATGGTCAAAG GTGAGGAAGACACTATTCGGGCATTCAGACGCCACCTATTCAGGTTACACTTGCTACACTGGAATTGCAGATTTTGTGCCACCTGATATCGATACAGTTGG GTACCGAGTATTTCTTGGTCACAAACAATACTTCGTCTCTTCAGATGTCGGTGCTGGTAAAATGCAATGGTATGCTTTTCACAATGAAGAGGCTGGTGGCACTGACCCTGAAAATG GCAAAAAGAAAAGATTGCTTGAGATATTTGACGGATGGTGTGACAATGTCGTTGATTTGATAAATGCAACTGATGAAGATGCAGTTCTTCGCCGGGATATATACGACCGCCCACCTACTATTAATTGGGGGAAAGGTCGTGTCACCTTGCTTGGTGATTCTGTGCATGCTATGCAGCCAAATCTGGGTCAAGGTGGCTGCATGGCTATTGAG GATGGTTACCAGCTGGCTGTAGAGCTAGAGAATGCCTGGCAAGAGAGTGTCAAGACTGAAACTCCTATGGACATAGTTTCCTCCTTGAGGTG TTATGAGAAAGAGAGAAGGCTGCGTGTTGCTATTATACATGGACTGGCAAGAATGGCAGCAATCATGGCTACCACCTATAGACCATATTTGGGTGTTGGTCTAGGACCTTTATCG TTTTTGACCAAGTTGCGGATACCACACCCTGGAAGAGTTGGTGGAAGATTCTTCATCAAGTATGGAATGCCTGCGATGCTGAGCTGGGTGCTTGGTGGCAACAG CTCAAAGCTAGAAGGAAGACCTTTAAGCTGCCGACTTTCCGACAAG GCAAATGACCAGCTTTATCGATGGTTTGAGGATGATGACGCGCTGGAACAAGCTATGGGTGGAGA ATGGTACCTCTTCCCAACAAGTGAAGGAAACAGCAATAGCTTGCAGCCCATTCGTTTAATTAGGGACGAGCAGAGGTCACTCTCTGTTGG AAGCCGGTCAGATCCTAATGACTCAGATTCTTCCCTATCATTGTCGTTTCCACAG ATATCAGAAAGGCATGCTACTATCACATGCAAGAATAAGGCTTTCTATCTGACTGATCTTGGGAGTGAACATGGTACCTGGATTACCGA CAATGAAGGTAGACGTTACCGCGTGCCACCAAACTTTCCAGTTCGTTTCCGTCCCTCCGATGTCATTGAGTTTGGTTCCGATAAGAGG GCTATGTTCCGGGTGAAGGTGCTGAACACGCTCCCTTATGAATCCGCAAGAAGTGGGAAGCAGCaggggcagcagcagcaacagcaagtCCTTCAGGCAGCATGA
- the LOC136490665 gene encoding zeaxanthin epoxidase, chloroplastic-like isoform X2 encodes MLSTARASPKAISLPSSRASQTAIRLHPFSSRNRALRLLALPSPSAPRERRRRRPGVPPARAGLVATAAMPAAAEPKKARVLVAGGGIGGLVFALAAKRKGFEVLVLERDMSAVRGEGRYRGPIQLQSNALAALEAADEIMDAGCVTGDRVNGIVDGVSGSWYIKFDTFTPAAERGLPVTRVISRMTLQQILARAVGDDAILNGSHVVDFIDDGSKVTAILEDGRKFEGDLLVGADGIWSKVRKTLFGHSDATYSGYTCYTGIADFVPPDIDTVGYRVFLGHKQYFVSSDVGAGKMQWYAFHNEEAGGTDPENGKKKRLLEIFDGWCDNVVDLINATDEDAVLRRDIYDRPPTINWGKGRVTLLGDSVHAMQPNLGQGGCMAIEDGYQLAVELENAWQESVKTETPMDIVSSLSYEKERRLRVAIIHGLARMAAIMATTYRPYLGVGLGPLSFLTKLRIPHPGRVGGRFFIKYGMPAMLSWVLGGNSSKLEGRPLSCRLSDKANDQLYRWFEDDDALEQAMGGEWYLFPTSEGNSNSLQPIRLIRDEQRSLSVGSRSDPNDSDSSLSLSFPQISERHATITCKNKAFYLTDLGSEHGTWITDNEGRRYRVPPNFPVRFRPSDVIEFGSDKRAMFRVKVLNTLPYESARSGKQQGQQQQQQVLQAA; translated from the exons ATGCTGAGCACAGCGCGGGCATCGCCGAAGGCGatctccctcccctcctctcggGCCTCTCAGACGGCGATCCGGCTCCACCCCTTCTCCAGCCGCAACCGAGCGCTCCGCCTTCTCGCGCTTCCCTCCCCGTCCGCGCCGCGGGAGAGGCGTAGGCGTAGGCCCGGCGTTCCTCCTGCCCGCGCGGGGCTTGTCGCCACCGCGGCAATGCCGGCGGCGGCCGAGCCCAAGAAGGCGCGCGTcctggtggccggcggcggcatcGGCGGCCTGGTCTTCGCGCTCGCCGCCAAGCGGAAGGGGTTCGAGGTGCTGGTGTTGGAGCGGGACATGAGCGCCGTCCGCGGGGAAGGGAGGTACCGCGGCCCGATCCAGCTGCAGAGCAACGCGCTCGCCGCGCTCGAGGCGGCCGACGAGATCATGGACGCCGGCTGCGTCACGGGGGACCGCGTCAACGGCATCGTCGACGGCGTCTCTGGCTCCTG GTACATCAAGTTTGATACGTTTACTCCTGCAGCTGAGCGGGGCCTCCCAGTCACAAGGGTCATTAGCCGCATGACTCTGCAACAAATCCTTGCTCGAGCAGTCGGCGATGATGCTATATTGAATGGAAGCCATGTAGTCGATTTTATAGATGATGGCAGTAAG GTTACTGCCATATTGGAGGACGGTAGAAAATTTGAAGGTGACCTTTTGGTTGGTGCCGATGGAATATGGTCAAAG GTGAGGAAGACACTATTCGGGCATTCAGACGCCACCTATTCAGGTTACACTTGCTACACTGGAATTGCAGATTTTGTGCCACCTGATATCGATACAGTTGG GTACCGAGTATTTCTTGGTCACAAACAATACTTCGTCTCTTCAGATGTCGGTGCTGGTAAAATGCAATGGTATGCTTTTCACAATGAAGAGGCTGGTGGCACTGACCCTGAAAATG GCAAAAAGAAAAGATTGCTTGAGATATTTGACGGATGGTGTGACAATGTCGTTGATTTGATAAATGCAACTGATGAAGATGCAGTTCTTCGCCGGGATATATACGACCGCCCACCTACTATTAATTGGGGGAAAGGTCGTGTCACCTTGCTTGGTGATTCTGTGCATGCTATGCAGCCAAATCTGGGTCAAGGTGGCTGCATGGCTATTGAG GATGGTTACCAGCTGGCTGTAGAGCTAGAGAATGCCTGGCAAGAGAGTGTCAAGACTGAAACTCCTATGGACATAGTTTCCTCCTTGAG TTATGAGAAAGAGAGAAGGCTGCGTGTTGCTATTATACATGGACTGGCAAGAATGGCAGCAATCATGGCTACCACCTATAGACCATATTTGGGTGTTGGTCTAGGACCTTTATCG TTTTTGACCAAGTTGCGGATACCACACCCTGGAAGAGTTGGTGGAAGATTCTTCATCAAGTATGGAATGCCTGCGATGCTGAGCTGGGTGCTTGGTGGCAACAG CTCAAAGCTAGAAGGAAGACCTTTAAGCTGCCGACTTTCCGACAAG GCAAATGACCAGCTTTATCGATGGTTTGAGGATGATGACGCGCTGGAACAAGCTATGGGTGGAGA ATGGTACCTCTTCCCAACAAGTGAAGGAAACAGCAATAGCTTGCAGCCCATTCGTTTAATTAGGGACGAGCAGAGGTCACTCTCTGTTGG AAGCCGGTCAGATCCTAATGACTCAGATTCTTCCCTATCATTGTCGTTTCCACAG ATATCAGAAAGGCATGCTACTATCACATGCAAGAATAAGGCTTTCTATCTGACTGATCTTGGGAGTGAACATGGTACCTGGATTACCGA CAATGAAGGTAGACGTTACCGCGTGCCACCAAACTTTCCAGTTCGTTTCCGTCCCTCCGATGTCATTGAGTTTGGTTCCGATAAGAGG GCTATGTTCCGGGTGAAGGTGCTGAACACGCTCCCTTATGAATCCGCAAGAAGTGGGAAGCAGCaggggcagcagcagcaacagcaagtCCTTCAGGCAGCATGA
- the LOC136490665 gene encoding zeaxanthin epoxidase, chloroplastic-like isoform X4, with translation MLSTARASPKAISLPSSRASQTAIRLHPFSSRNRALRLLALPSPSAPRERRRRRPGVPPARAGLVATAAMPAAAEPKKARVLVAGGGIGGLVFALAAKRKGFEVLVLERDMSAVRGEGRYRGPIQLQSNALAALEAADEIMDAGCVTGDRVNGIVDGVSGSWYIKFDTFTPAAERGLPVTRVISRMTLQQILARAVGDDAILNGSHVVDFIDDGSKVTAILEDGRKFEGDLLVGADGIWSKVRKTLFGHSDATYSGYTCYTGIADFVPPDIDTVGYRVFLGHKQYFVSSDVGAGKMQWYAFHNEEAGGTDPENGKKKRLLEIFDGWCDNVVDLINATDEDAVLRRDIYDRPPTINWGKGRVTLLGDSVHAMQPNLGQGGCMAIEDGYQLAVELENAWQESVKTETPMDIVSSLRCYEKERRLRVAIIHGLARMAAIMATTYRPYLGVGLGPLSFLTKLRIPHPGRVGGRFFIKYGMPAMLSWVLGGNSSKLEGRPLSCRLSDKANDQLYRWFEDDDALEQAMGGEWYLFPTSEGNSNSLQPIRLIRDEQRSLSVGSRSDPNDSDSSLSLSFPQSSVF, from the exons ATGCTGAGCACAGCGCGGGCATCGCCGAAGGCGatctccctcccctcctctcggGCCTCTCAGACGGCGATCCGGCTCCACCCCTTCTCCAGCCGCAACCGAGCGCTCCGCCTTCTCGCGCTTCCCTCCCCGTCCGCGCCGCGGGAGAGGCGTAGGCGTAGGCCCGGCGTTCCTCCTGCCCGCGCGGGGCTTGTCGCCACCGCGGCAATGCCGGCGGCGGCCGAGCCCAAGAAGGCGCGCGTcctggtggccggcggcggcatcGGCGGCCTGGTCTTCGCGCTCGCCGCCAAGCGGAAGGGGTTCGAGGTGCTGGTGTTGGAGCGGGACATGAGCGCCGTCCGCGGGGAAGGGAGGTACCGCGGCCCGATCCAGCTGCAGAGCAACGCGCTCGCCGCGCTCGAGGCGGCCGACGAGATCATGGACGCCGGCTGCGTCACGGGGGACCGCGTCAACGGCATCGTCGACGGCGTCTCTGGCTCCTG GTACATCAAGTTTGATACGTTTACTCCTGCAGCTGAGCGGGGCCTCCCAGTCACAAGGGTCATTAGCCGCATGACTCTGCAACAAATCCTTGCTCGAGCAGTCGGCGATGATGCTATATTGAATGGAAGCCATGTAGTCGATTTTATAGATGATGGCAGTAAG GTTACTGCCATATTGGAGGACGGTAGAAAATTTGAAGGTGACCTTTTGGTTGGTGCCGATGGAATATGGTCAAAG GTGAGGAAGACACTATTCGGGCATTCAGACGCCACCTATTCAGGTTACACTTGCTACACTGGAATTGCAGATTTTGTGCCACCTGATATCGATACAGTTGG GTACCGAGTATTTCTTGGTCACAAACAATACTTCGTCTCTTCAGATGTCGGTGCTGGTAAAATGCAATGGTATGCTTTTCACAATGAAGAGGCTGGTGGCACTGACCCTGAAAATG GCAAAAAGAAAAGATTGCTTGAGATATTTGACGGATGGTGTGACAATGTCGTTGATTTGATAAATGCAACTGATGAAGATGCAGTTCTTCGCCGGGATATATACGACCGCCCACCTACTATTAATTGGGGGAAAGGTCGTGTCACCTTGCTTGGTGATTCTGTGCATGCTATGCAGCCAAATCTGGGTCAAGGTGGCTGCATGGCTATTGAG GATGGTTACCAGCTGGCTGTAGAGCTAGAGAATGCCTGGCAAGAGAGTGTCAAGACTGAAACTCCTATGGACATAGTTTCCTCCTTGAGGTG TTATGAGAAAGAGAGAAGGCTGCGTGTTGCTATTATACATGGACTGGCAAGAATGGCAGCAATCATGGCTACCACCTATAGACCATATTTGGGTGTTGGTCTAGGACCTTTATCG TTTTTGACCAAGTTGCGGATACCACACCCTGGAAGAGTTGGTGGAAGATTCTTCATCAAGTATGGAATGCCTGCGATGCTGAGCTGGGTGCTTGGTGGCAACAG CTCAAAGCTAGAAGGAAGACCTTTAAGCTGCCGACTTTCCGACAAG GCAAATGACCAGCTTTATCGATGGTTTGAGGATGATGACGCGCTGGAACAAGCTATGGGTGGAGA ATGGTACCTCTTCCCAACAAGTGAAGGAAACAGCAATAGCTTGCAGCCCATTCGTTTAATTAGGGACGAGCAGAGGTCACTCTCTGTTGG AAGCCGGTCAGATCCTAATGACTCAGATTCTTCCCTATCATTGTCGTTTCCACAG TCTTCAGTTTTCTGA
- the LOC136490665 gene encoding zeaxanthin epoxidase, chloroplastic-like isoform X1, with translation MLSTARASPKAISLPSSRASQTAIRLHPFSSRNRALRLLALPSPSAPRERRRRRPGVPPARAGLVATAAMPAAAEPKKARVLVAGGGIGGLVFALAAKRKGFEVLVLERDMSAVRGEGRYRGPIQLQSNALAALEAADEIMDAGCVTGDRVNGIVDGVSGSWYIKFDTFTPAAERGLPVTRVISRMTLQQILARAVGDDAILNGSHVVDFIDDGSKVTAILEDGRKFEGDLLVGADGIWSKVRKTLFGHSDATYSGYTCYTGIADFVPPDIDTVGYRVFLGHKQYFVSSDVGAGKMQWYAFHNEEAGGTDPENGKKKRLLEIFDGWCDNVVDLINATDEDAVLRRDIYDRPPTINWGKGRVTLLGDSVHAMQPNLGQGGCMAIEDGYQLAVELENAWQESVKTETPMDIVSSLRCYEKERRLRVAIIHGLARMAAIMATTYRPYLGVGLGPLSFLTKLRIPHPGRVGGRFFIKYGMPAMLSWVLGGNSSKLEGRPLSCRLSDKANDQLYRWFEDDDALEQAMGGEWYLFPTSEGNSNSLQPIRLIRDEQRSLSVGSRSDPNDSDSSLSLSFPQISERHATITCKNKAFYLTDLGSEHGTWITDNEGRRYRVPPNFPVRFRPSDVIEFGSDKRAMFRVKVLNTLPYESARSGKQQGQQQQQQVLQAA, from the exons ATGCTGAGCACAGCGCGGGCATCGCCGAAGGCGatctccctcccctcctctcggGCCTCTCAGACGGCGATCCGGCTCCACCCCTTCTCCAGCCGCAACCGAGCGCTCCGCCTTCTCGCGCTTCCCTCCCCGTCCGCGCCGCGGGAGAGGCGTAGGCGTAGGCCCGGCGTTCCTCCTGCCCGCGCGGGGCTTGTCGCCACCGCGGCAATGCCGGCGGCGGCCGAGCCCAAGAAGGCGCGCGTcctggtggccggcggcggcatcGGCGGCCTGGTCTTCGCGCTCGCCGCCAAGCGGAAGGGGTTCGAGGTGCTGGTGTTGGAGCGGGACATGAGCGCCGTCCGCGGGGAAGGGAGGTACCGCGGCCCGATCCAGCTGCAGAGCAACGCGCTCGCCGCGCTCGAGGCGGCCGACGAGATCATGGACGCCGGCTGCGTCACGGGGGACCGCGTCAACGGCATCGTCGACGGCGTCTCTGGCTCCTG GTACATCAAGTTTGATACGTTTACTCCTGCAGCTGAGCGGGGCCTCCCAGTCACAAGGGTCATTAGCCGCATGACTCTGCAACAAATCCTTGCTCGAGCAGTCGGCGATGATGCTATATTGAATGGAAGCCATGTAGTCGATTTTATAGATGATGGCAGTAAG GTTACTGCCATATTGGAGGACGGTAGAAAATTTGAAGGTGACCTTTTGGTTGGTGCCGATGGAATATGGTCAAAG GTGAGGAAGACACTATTCGGGCATTCAGACGCCACCTATTCAGGTTACACTTGCTACACTGGAATTGCAGATTTTGTGCCACCTGATATCGATACAGTTGG GTACCGAGTATTTCTTGGTCACAAACAATACTTCGTCTCTTCAGATGTCGGTGCTGGTAAAATGCAATGGTATGCTTTTCACAATGAAGAGGCTGGTGGCACTGACCCTGAAAATG GCAAAAAGAAAAGATTGCTTGAGATATTTGACGGATGGTGTGACAATGTCGTTGATTTGATAAATGCAACTGATGAAGATGCAGTTCTTCGCCGGGATATATACGACCGCCCACCTACTATTAATTGGGGGAAAGGTCGTGTCACCTTGCTTGGTGATTCTGTGCATGCTATGCAGCCAAATCTGGGTCAAGGTGGCTGCATGGCTATTGAG GATGGTTACCAGCTGGCTGTAGAGCTAGAGAATGCCTGGCAAGAGAGTGTCAAGACTGAAACTCCTATGGACATAGTTTCCTCCTTGAGGTG TTATGAGAAAGAGAGAAGGCTGCGTGTTGCTATTATACATGGACTGGCAAGAATGGCAGCAATCATGGCTACCACCTATAGACCATATTTGGGTGTTGGTCTAGGACCTTTATCG TTTTTGACCAAGTTGCGGATACCACACCCTGGAAGAGTTGGTGGAAGATTCTTCATCAAGTATGGAATGCCTGCGATGCTGAGCTGGGTGCTTGGTGGCAACAG CTCAAAGCTAGAAGGAAGACCTTTAAGCTGCCGACTTTCCGACAAG GCAAATGACCAGCTTTATCGATGGTTTGAGGATGATGACGCGCTGGAACAAGCTATGGGTGGAGA ATGGTACCTCTTCCCAACAAGTGAAGGAAACAGCAATAGCTTGCAGCCCATTCGTTTAATTAGGGACGAGCAGAGGTCACTCTCTGTTGG AAGCCGGTCAGATCCTAATGACTCAGATTCTTCCCTATCATTGTCGTTTCCACAG ATATCAGAAAGGCATGCTACTATCACATGCAAGAATAAGGCTTTCTATCTGACTGATCTTGGGAGTGAACATGGTACCTGGATTACCGA CAATGAAGGTAGACGTTACCGCGTGCCACCAAACTTTCCAGTTCGTTTCCGTCCCTCCGATGTCATTGAGTTTGGTTCCGATAAGAGG GCTATGTTCCGGGTGAAGGTGCTGAACACGCTCCCTTATGAATCCGCAAGAAGTGGGAAGCAGCaggggcagcagcagcaacagcaagtCCTTCAGGCAGCATGA
- the LOC136490671 gene encoding mitochondrial uncoupling protein 3-like, with the protein MAAHAEAGGGGRGTLAKVSLSSVSAAMAEASTYPLDAVKTRLQLHRSPGGAGGRGVIRVAAELVRDGGAYRGFSPAVLRHLMYTPLRIVGYEHLRSTLASEGREVGLFEKALAGGLSGVAAQVVSSPADLMKVRMQADSRILSQGIQPRYTGIADAFTKIIRAEGFRGLWKGVVPNAQRAFLVNMGELTCYDQAKRLIIRKQICDDNLYAHTLASVASGLSATTLSCPADVIKTRMMNQGKEGKAMYRSSYDCLVKTVRHEGVTALWKGFLPTWARLGPWQFVFWVSYEKLRQASGISSF; encoded by the exons ATGGCAGCCCACGccgaggccggcggcggcggccgcgggacCCTTGCCAAGGTCTCCCTCTCGTCGGTCTCGGCCGCCATGGCGGAGGCCTCCACCTACCCCTTAGATGCAGTCAAGACGCGCCTCCAGCTCCACCGCAGCCCCGGCGGTGCGGGCGGGCGCGGCGTAATCCGGGTCGCGGCCGAGCTCGTCCGCGATGGCGGGGCTTACCGGGGCTTCTCCCCCGCCGTCCTCCGCCATCTGATGTACACCCCGCTGCGCATCGTGGGGTACGAGCATCTCCGGTCCACCCTCGCTAGCGAGGGGCGGGAGGTTGGCCTTTTTGAGAAGGCGCTCGCTGGGGGACTCTCCGGCGTTGCCGCGCAG GTGGTGTCAAGCCCTGCTGACCTCATGAAGGTAAGGATGCAAGCAGACAGCAGGATATTGAGCCAAGGCATTCAACCACGGTACACTGGAATCGCAGATGCTTTCACTAAAATCATACGAGCGGAGGGCTTTCGGGGACTTTGGAAGGGGGTTGTTCCAAATGCACAGAGGGCATTTCTTGTCAACATGGGTGAATTGACATGCTACGATCAGGCAAAGCGTCTCATCATTCGCAAGCAGATTTGCGATGACAATCTTTATGCTCACACATTGGCCTCTGTCGCGTCGGGGCTGTCTGCGACAACCTTGAGCTGCCCAGCGGATGTAATCAAAACAAGGATGATGAACCAAGGGAAGGAGGGTAAAGCTATGTACAGGAGTTCTTACGATTGCTTGGTCAAGACTGTCAGACATGAGGGCGTAACGGCACTGTGGAAGGGTTTCTTGCCTACATGGGCAAGGCTTGGCCCATGGCAGTTCGTGTTCTGGGTTTCCTACGAGAAACTGCGCCAAGCATCAGGTATTTCATCATTTTGA
- the LOC136491924 gene encoding probable fucosyltransferase 7 translates to MVARWQLGGKIPTLLVGAASVAAVLLTAAILFETRWTPSRDAQTWVSAGVRVVMSAMSEKGGIPLATVPNPGDRLLGGLLSPDFDDSSCLSRYRASLYRQASLHALSPHLVSGLRRYESLHRLCAPGTPAYARAVERLRAASPNASAGDGADPSGARCNYLVWTPNAGLGNRILSIASGFLYALLTDRVLLLHSGSRHDLDGLFCEPFPGSTWILPEKDLPGHEGLGIRTNESLGNTLRRGEALGGAPWLYVHLLHNYYAQDKLFFCDDVQAELARVPWLVFQADNYFVPALFLIQRHERELARMFPRRDAVFHHLGRYLFHPRNTVWGMVTRYHGSSYFAQADERVGIQVRVFKWAPISTDELYGQILSCAQHENILPGVSVPTRANTTAVGSGTQAPAKRKAVVVVSLYNEYSEKLGELYHEHGGVAGGEVVSVFQPTHLGEQRFGDRQQDQKALAEMVLLSFADVLVTTGVSTFGYVSQGLAGLRPWVLMPPNHGKAPDTPCRLAPTIEPCFHSPPNYDCRAKASGDTGRKVRHIRHCEDFPQGVQLLQS, encoded by the exons ATGGTGGCACGGTGGCAGCTCGGCGGCAAGATCCCGACGCTGCTGGTGGGCGCGGCGAGCGTGGCGGCCGTCCTTCTCACGGCCGCCATCCTCTTCGAGACCCGGTGGACGCCTTCCAGAGACGCCCAGACATGGGTCTCGGCCGGAGTCCGCGTCGTCATGAGCGCCA TGTCTGAGAAGGGCGGCATCCCGTTGGCGACGGTGCCGAACCCCGGCGACCGGCTCCTGGGCGGTCTCCTCTCGCCGGACTTCGACGACAGTTCCTGCCTGAGCCGGTACCGAGCCTCGCTCTACCGCCAGGCGTCGCTGCACGCGCTCTCACCGCACCTCGTCTCCGGCCTCCGCCGGTACGAGTCCCTCCACCGCCTCTGCGCCCCGGGCACCCCCGCCTACGCGCGCGCCGTCGAACGCCTACGCGCCGCCTCTCCCAACGCCTCCGCCGGCGACGGTGCTGACCCCTCTGGCGCGCGGTGCAACTACCTGGTGTGGACACCGAACGCCGGCCTCGGCAACCGCATCCTCTCCATCGCCTCCGGCTTCCTCTACGCGCTGCTCACCGACCGCGTGCTGCTCCTCCACAGCGGCAGCCGCCACGACCTGGACGGCCTCTTCTGCGAGCCTTTCCCGGGGTCCACGTGGATCCTGCCGGAGAAAGACCTCCCTGGCCACGAGGGGCTCGGCATCCGCACCAACGAGAGCCTCGGGAACACGCTGAGACGTGGGGAGGCGCTCGGCGGGGCGCCGTGGCTGTACGTGCACCTGCTGCACAACTACTACGCCCAGGACAAGCTCTTCTTCTGCGACGACGTGCAGGCCGAGCTGGCGCGCGTGCCCTGGCTCGTGTTCCAGGCGGACAACTACTTCGTGCCGGCGCTGTTCCTGATCCAGCGGCACGAGCGGGAGCTCGCGCGCATGTTCCCGCGTCGCGACGCCGTGTTCCACCACCTCGGCCGCTACCTCTTCCACCCCAGGAACACGGTGTGGGGCATGGTGACGCGGTACCACGGTTCCTCCTACTTCGCCCAGGCGGACGAGCGCGTCGGCATCCAGGTGCGCGTGTTCAAGTGGGCGCCCATCTCCACCGACGAGCTCTACGGCCAGATCCTCAGTTGCGCGCAGCACGAGAACATCCTGCCCGGCGTCAGTGTGCCCACCAGAGCCAACACCACCGCCGTGGGCTCCGGCACCCAGGCGCCGGCCAAACGCAAGGCGGTGGTCGTCGTTTCCCTATACAACGAGTACTCTGAAAAGCTCGGGGAACTGTACCACGAGCACGGCGGCGTGGCAGGCGGGGAGGTGGTGAGCGTGTTCCAGCCGACGCATCTGGGCGAGCAACGCTTCGGTGACCGGCAGCAGGACCAGAAGGCGCTCGCGGAGATGgtgctactcagcttcgcggacGTGCTGGTCACCACCGGCGTTTCGACGTTCGGGTACGTCAGCCAGGGGCTGGCCGGGCTGAGACCGTGGGTGCTTATGCCCCCTAACCATGGAAAGGCGCCCGACACGCCGTGCCGACTGGCCCCCACAATTGAGCCGTGTTTTCACTCGCCGCCCAACTACGACTGCCGGGCGAAGGCCAGTGGTGACACCGGCAGGAAGGTCCGGCACATCCGGCACTGCGAGGACTTCCCACAGGGCGTCCAGTTGCTGCAGTCATGA